In a single window of the Acidimicrobiia bacterium genome:
- the typA gene encoding translational GTPase TypA — MSSEEITDQQHVEHTGDHDGANTVPVEGIRNVAIIAHVDHGKTTLVDTMLRQTGSLTRSNEQTERVMDSGELEQEKGITILAKNTAVRWKNTKINIVDTPGHADFGGEVERALQMVDSAVLLVDAAEGPLPQTRFVLRKALALNLPLVVIINKVDRPDARIAEVIDEVYEMLFDIGAEDSHIDFPIVYAAAKDGWATLEAPEGIKNEHIHNEDPKVSSHHGRPDNVNELLDLLVDYMPAPKHTPGHALQAHVTNLGASPFVGRLAICRIINGTIKKGQTVAWMKTDGSVAKAKVTNLYVTESNERAEVDEAGPGELVAVAGISEVTIGETLADPENPEAMPLITVDEPALAMTIGINTSPLAGKEGDKLTASQVRQRLEQELVGNVALRMFPTERPDAWEVHARGELQLAVLVEQMRREGFELTVGKPIVLTKEENGKKLEPTERVTIDTPDEFVGAITQLLASRKGRMENIVTHGTGWSRLDYIVPARGLIGFKTDFMTETRGSGVIHHTAEGWEEWAGEIRARDRGSIVSDRQGQTTGYAIVLVQERATLFVAPGEVAYLGMIVGENSRNEDMDVNIVREKALTNMRASGSDHSIKVTPPKLFTLEGALEFIADDECVEVTPKSIRMRKSVLDAASRARSAKQKKTAAGAS; from the coding sequence ATGTCATCAGAAGAAATTACCGACCAACAACACGTAGAACATACTGGAGATCACGATGGAGCAAATACTGTACCCGTTGAAGGCATTCGTAATGTTGCCATTATTGCCCACGTTGACCATGGTAAAACAACATTGGTAGATACAATGCTTCGTCAAACAGGTTCACTGACGCGCTCAAATGAACAAACTGAACGAGTTATGGACTCAGGAGAACTCGAGCAAGAAAAAGGTATAACAATCCTTGCAAAAAATACTGCAGTTAGATGGAAGAATACAAAAATTAATATTGTTGACACACCTGGTCACGCTGACTTCGGTGGAGAAGTTGAACGAGCTTTACAAATGGTTGACTCCGCTGTCCTTTTAGTAGATGCTGCTGAAGGCCCATTACCACAAACTCGTTTCGTATTGCGCAAAGCGTTAGCTTTAAATTTGCCGCTAGTAGTAATTATCAATAAAGTCGATCGTCCAGACGCGCGTATTGCTGAAGTAATTGATGAAGTATACGAAATGCTTTTTGATATAGGTGCAGAAGATTCACATATAGATTTTCCTATTGTATATGCAGCAGCAAAAGATGGTTGGGCAACGCTTGAAGCTCCAGAAGGCATTAAGAACGAGCACATCCATAATGAAGATCCAAAAGTATCTTCACATCACGGACGACCAGATAATGTAAACGAACTATTAGACCTTTTAGTTGACTACATGCCGGCACCAAAACATACTCCTGGCCACGCGCTACAAGCACATGTAACAAACTTAGGTGCATCACCTTTCGTCGGACGTTTAGCAATTTGTCGAATAATTAATGGAACAATCAAAAAGGGTCAAACTGTTGCTTGGATGAAAACTGACGGTAGTGTTGCAAAAGCTAAAGTAACAAACCTTTATGTCACAGAATCCAACGAACGTGCAGAAGTTGACGAAGCTGGTCCTGGTGAACTTGTAGCTGTAGCTGGTATATCAGAAGTTACAATTGGTGAAACACTTGCCGACCCTGAAAATCCAGAAGCTATGCCATTAATAACTGTCGACGAACCAGCGTTAGCAATGACTATTGGTATTAATACTTCACCTTTAGCTGGAAAAGAAGGCGACAAACTTACAGCTAGCCAAGTTAGACAAAGACTTGAACAAGAACTCGTTGGTAATGTTGCACTTCGCATGTTCCCTACCGAACGTCCAGACGCATGGGAAGTTCATGCGCGTGGTGAATTGCAACTTGCAGTTTTAGTTGAACAAATGAGACGCGAAGGTTTCGAACTAACTGTTGGAAAACCGATTGTATTGACAAAGGAAGAAAATGGTAAAAAACTTGAACCTACTGAACGTGTGACTATTGATACGCCAGACGAATTCGTTGGTGCAATAACTCAACTTCTAGCTTCTCGCAAAGGTCGAATGGAAAATATTGTTACCCATGGTACTGGTTGGTCACGACTTGACTATATTGTACCTGCACGTGGCTTGATAGGTTTTAAAACTGATTTCATGACAGAGACTCGTGGCAGTGGTGTTATTCATCATACTGCTGAAGGATGGGAAGAATGGGCAGGAGAAATCCGTGCGCGTGATCGTGGTTCTATTGTTTCTGACCGTCAAGGTCAAACAACTGGTTATGCGATTGTACTTGTACAAGAACGAGCAACATTATTTGTAGCTCCTGGTGAAGTTGCCTACTTAGGGATGATCGTCGGAGAGAATTCTCGCAACGAAGATATGGACGTAAATATTGTTAGAGAAAAAGCTCTAACAAATATGCGCGCATCTGGGTCTGACCATTCAATCAAAGTTACACCTCCTAAATTATTTACTTTAGAAGGTGCTTTAGAATTTATTGCTGATGATGAATGTGTGGAAGTTACACCAAAATCAATACGAATGAGAAAGTCTGTATTAGATGCAGCCTCACGAGCTCGCAGTGCAAAGCAGAAGAAAACCGCAGCAGGTGCTAGCTAA
- a CDS encoding RNHCP domain-containing protein has protein sequence MSEKFQRNVENFICENCTKQVTGNGYTNHCPNCLYSKHVDENPGDRKMLDKCGGLMEPIDVFIKNDRYQIKQKCSKCSFEMTVRVQDDDNVSDFIDKLKETKPFEFPIKE, from the coding sequence ATGTCTGAGAAATTTCAACGCAATGTAGAGAACTTCATCTGTGAGAACTGTACCAAACAAGTCACCGGCAACGGTTACACTAACCATTGCCCAAATTGTCTTTATTCAAAACATGTCGATGAGAATCCTGGCGATCGCAAAATGTTAGATAAGTGTGGTGGATTGATGGAGCCAATCGATGTTTTTATAAAAAATGATAGATACCAAATAAAACAAAAATGTTCGAAGTGTAGTTTTGAGATGACCGTACGAGTGCAAGATGATGACAATGTGTCGGATTTTATTGATAAGCTCAAAGAAACAAAACCCTTTGAATTTCCCATTAAAGAATAG
- a CDS encoding TlpA family protein disulfide reductase, with amino-acid sequence MAKPPYKMPNQQKSKVFPIAISLVIIAMIAVVSITVISNKKPVGKSGKIEVSSTVSIVASTVNSKTGPDKLEPVPKEGSADTEIGKIVPTITAKDFQDKDVTIAPGKKPYVLAFVAHWCIHCQREIPLFVRLNNENKIPKNIEVYAIATGTDTTRDNFPPSKWLSREEWPWTKVADDQAGTLVATMGSPGFPYVVYVNADGTIQARTSGEQTEETIITNAQAISKSASSNG; translated from the coding sequence ATGGCTAAGCCCCCATATAAAATGCCAAATCAACAAAAATCAAAAGTTTTTCCAATCGCAATATCATTAGTTATTATTGCAATGATCGCTGTTGTTTCCATTACGGTTATTTCAAATAAGAAACCTGTAGGAAAATCAGGAAAGATAGAAGTATCTTCAACAGTATCAATAGTGGCTTCAACAGTTAACTCTAAAACCGGCCCAGATAAGCTAGAACCTGTACCCAAAGAAGGCTCTGCTGATACTGAAATCGGAAAGATAGTTCCAACAATTACTGCTAAAGATTTCCAAGATAAAGATGTAACTATTGCTCCAGGTAAAAAACCTTATGTTCTTGCTTTTGTGGCTCATTGGTGTATTCATTGTCAACGTGAAATACCATTATTCGTTCGATTAAATAACGAAAATAAAATTCCAAAAAATATAGAAGTATATGCAATTGCAACAGGTACTGATACCACTAGAGATAATTTTCCTCCTTCTAAATGGTTGTCACGAGAAGAATGGCCATGGACAAAAGTTGCAGATGATCAGGCAGGCACGCTAGTCGCTACAATGGGTAGTCCAGGTTTCCCATATGTGGTCTACGTGAATGCTGATGGAACTATTCAAGCACGTACAAGCGGTGAGCAAACTGAGGAAACTATCATCACCAATGCCCAAGCAATATCAAAGTCGGCTTCGTCGAATGGTTAA
- a CDS encoding TlpA family protein disulfide reductase: protein MVKSTKLTLTIGLVVFFIVAIIGTLLLASSSEDSNGKDVVNKTKTTKVKQESDKVSQDGSIEISMSVKTEKSKSLTSGIEGPDKLATLPASGNDPELGKTIPTIIAQQFNGDSITLGPTGKPYVILFVAHWCPHCQREIPVFVGLNNENKIPKNIEVYAVATSTDKTRPNFPPSKWLEKENWPWKSFADNESSQLGEVLGVSGYPFAIYVNADGSIAARTSGEQTQKIILDNFKIIS, encoded by the coding sequence ATGGTTAAAAGTACGAAACTTACCTTAACTATAGGGCTAGTCGTATTCTTTATTGTAGCAATTATAGGTACATTATTATTGGCCTCCTCTTCAGAAGATTCAAATGGTAAAGATGTTGTAAATAAAACAAAAACTACAAAAGTAAAGCAAGAGTCTGATAAAGTCAGCCAAGATGGTTCGATAGAAATATCGATGTCTGTTAAAACAGAAAAGTCAAAGAGTTTAACATCTGGAATAGAAGGTCCAGATAAATTGGCTACATTGCCAGCTAGTGGTAATGATCCAGAACTTGGAAAAACAATCCCCACAATAATTGCTCAACAATTTAATGGTGATTCAATCACGCTTGGTCCTACAGGTAAACCCTATGTGATACTTTTTGTGGCTCATTGGTGTCCACATTGTCAACGTGAAATCCCTGTATTTGTTGGGTTAAATAACGAAAATAAGATTCCAAAAAATATAGAAGTATATGCAGTAGCTACGAGTACGGACAAGACAAGACCAAATTTTCCTCCCTCTAAATGGCTAGAAAAAGAAAATTGGCCCTGGAAAAGTTTCGCCGATAACGAATCTTCCCAACTGGGTGAAGTTCTAGGAGTAAGCGGTTATCCTTTCGCAATATATGTCAATGCTGATGGAAGTATTGCAGCTCGTACATCGGGTGAGCAAACTCAGAAAATAATATTAGATAATTTTAAAATCATTTCATAA
- a CDS encoding NAD(P)-binding domain-containing protein: MYDLIIIGANSSGISHAIKSAKAGVRSIRLITQRTEVVYPELIQDLDIDVSYKEKAESIKKNNDTSYEVTTNKQKYQTRCVIIAPSNNLIDFNFPEGISTSERVLLNQYPPEMENKDILIVGNDDFAVEASTKVIKQGANVVLALNNFNPNNISYASNQMICKLEQQRKLTVLYNSVPKRIELIDGYPMTFFDDRRTPDLEFDYVAYSSTVLNNKSYVEIEPGIENSDAIIFTGDLNPKEIENRLTKIFPEIKYDDKKLEKTNNLDGVKEQLRQQHYNATITYFEPTHSDLWVLRVSPDNGDVSHAPGQYASLGLGYFEDRIDDATDPALESKWDKLVRRSYSISSKIFDENNYLTNDTGTKELEFYIVLVPPIDGKIPGLTPRLALKKPGDRIYLGPKVAGRYTLAPVTNLDNTCLFLSTGTGEAPHNAMIVDLLRKGHNGQIVSLVSVRNTKDLGYLQKHRELEKRYPNYSYIALPTREKDIPKRYIQDLIRDRILESDYSINLDPENSHVFLCGNPSMIGLPVKDEESGNLVFDKDKTQGVIELLIERGFKLDERKNLGNIHVEEYW; the protein is encoded by the coding sequence ATGTATGATTTGATAATAATTGGAGCTAACTCATCTGGAATTTCCCATGCTATAAAATCTGCTAAAGCAGGTGTTAGATCTATTCGTCTGATTACACAAAGGACTGAGGTTGTTTATCCAGAACTAATTCAAGATTTAGATATAGATGTTAGCTATAAAGAAAAAGCTGAAAGTATAAAAAAAAATAATGATACTAGCTACGAAGTTACTACCAATAAGCAAAAGTATCAAACACGTTGTGTGATAATTGCCCCTAGCAATAACCTTATCGATTTCAATTTCCCAGAGGGTATTAGCACAAGCGAAAGAGTGTTACTCAATCAATATCCTCCTGAAATGGAAAATAAAGATATTCTCATAGTTGGAAATGATGACTTTGCTGTCGAAGCTTCAACAAAAGTTATAAAACAGGGAGCAAATGTTGTTTTAGCATTAAATAATTTTAATCCTAATAATATTTCCTATGCATCAAATCAAATGATTTGCAAACTTGAACAACAAAGAAAATTAACAGTTCTATATAATTCCGTTCCAAAAAGAATAGAACTTATAGACGGCTATCCGATGACATTCTTTGATGATCGCCGCACTCCTGACTTAGAATTTGATTATGTCGCTTATTCTTCTACAGTACTGAACAATAAATCATATGTAGAAATAGAACCCGGAATAGAAAATAGTGATGCAATAATATTTACTGGCGATTTAAATCCTAAAGAAATAGAAAACCGTCTAACAAAAATATTTCCAGAAATTAAATATGATGATAAGAAATTAGAAAAAACAAACAATCTAGATGGCGTTAAAGAACAACTTCGCCAACAACACTATAACGCTACTATTACTTATTTTGAACCAACACATAGTGACCTGTGGGTTCTTAGAGTCTCGCCAGATAATGGTGATGTTTCACATGCGCCTGGTCAATATGCATCATTAGGTTTAGGGTATTTTGAAGATCGTATTGATGACGCGACCGACCCGGCTCTTGAGAGCAAGTGGGATAAATTGGTTCGTCGTTCATATTCAATATCTAGCAAAATTTTTGACGAAAATAATTATCTGACAAATGATACTGGCACAAAAGAACTCGAATTTTATATAGTTTTAGTACCGCCAATTGATGGTAAAATACCGGGGTTGACGCCAAGGCTTGCATTAAAAAAACCTGGTGATCGAATTTACCTTGGACCAAAAGTAGCTGGTCGATATACGCTTGCTCCTGTGACAAACCTTGATAACACTTGTTTATTTTTATCGACAGGAACTGGCGAGGCACCACATAATGCAATGATTGTGGACTTACTTCGTAAAGGCCATAATGGCCAGATAGTATCATTGGTTTCTGTACGAAATACAAAAGATTTAGGTTATTTACAAAAGCATCGAGAATTAGAGAAACGCTATCCAAACTATAGTTATATAGCTTTGCCGACACGCGAAAAAGACATCCCGAAAAGATATATACAAGATCTAATTCGAGACAGAATACTAGAAAGTGATTATTCTATTAATTTAGATCCCGAAAATTCACATGTGTTCTTGTGTGGTAATCCTTCAATGATTGGGCTTCCAGTGAAAGACGAAGAAAGTGGCAATCTAGTTTTCGATAAAGACAAAACACAAGGTGTAATAGAACTATTAATAGAACGCGGATTCAAACTCGATGAACGAAAAAACCTAGGCAATATTCACGTCGAAGAATACTGGTAA
- a CDS encoding peptidoglycan DD-metalloendopeptidase family protein — protein sequence MLETLNGYKSPQKSYFQNKKSSISLKAFIINLILISTLLATQTNAFANQSSSPRKIDPLAQAQSVYDKASKEASVASAKYQEANANLAKVNDKVNEVTGQLEQTESSLGFVKDKVATRAINAYIGSSDKADIDEYKEVIKKTRKAQLLDTVAQVDDTQISQFVALKEDLAVQQKELVALQDDAKKTLGILNAQKKELDTKLADAVKARKTIELKIASDKKLAASAALAAAKKSAKSIESSGTIINPGGQKLVCPIAGALAFSNDWGDSRSGGRGHKGIDLFNARGTPNVAMASGRVYFQSGGFGGTAAIVQANNGISYYYAHLSDTVGPPRQVSVGEVIGHTGNSGNAAGGPTHTHFEIWSSSYAKLKPYPTISSLC from the coding sequence ATGTTAGAAACCCTTAACGGTTATAAATCGCCCCAAAAATCTTATTTCCAAAATAAGAAAAGCTCGATATCGCTAAAAGCTTTTATTATCAATTTGATTCTTATAAGCACTTTATTAGCTACTCAAACAAATGCATTTGCAAACCAGAGTTCATCTCCTAGAAAAATCGACCCTTTAGCTCAAGCTCAATCTGTTTATGATAAGGCCAGTAAAGAAGCAAGTGTCGCTTCCGCAAAATACCAAGAAGCAAATGCTAATTTAGCCAAAGTTAACGATAAGGTAAACGAAGTTACTGGTCAATTAGAACAAACTGAAAGTTCTTTAGGGTTTGTTAAAGACAAGGTCGCCACTAGAGCTATTAATGCTTATATAGGTTCTAGCGATAAAGCAGATATAGATGAATATAAAGAGGTAATTAAGAAAACGCGAAAAGCACAACTATTAGATACTGTCGCTCAAGTTGATGATACACAAATCTCACAATTTGTTGCATTAAAAGAAGATCTAGCTGTTCAGCAAAAAGAATTGGTGGCACTTCAAGATGATGCAAAAAAAACTTTAGGTATATTGAATGCTCAGAAAAAAGAATTAGATACCAAACTCGCAGATGCTGTTAAAGCAAGAAAAACTATAGAATTAAAAATTGCAAGTGATAAAAAACTGGCGGCATCAGCTGCTTTGGCTGCTGCAAAAAAATCTGCTAAAAGTATCGAATCATCGGGCACAATTATAAATCCAGGTGGCCAAAAGTTGGTTTGTCCAATTGCTGGAGCCTTAGCATTTTCAAACGACTGGGGAGATTCGCGAAGTGGCGGGCGTGGCCATAAAGGTATAGATTTATTTAATGCACGTGGTACGCCCAATGTTGCAATGGCTTCTGGTCGAGTGTATTTTCAAAGTGGCGGTTTTGGTGGAACAGCAGCGATTGTTCAGGCCAATAATGGAATTTCTTATTATTATGCACATCTCTCTGATACTGTAGGCCCACCACGGCAAGTAAGCGTGGGCGAAGTTATTGGCCATACAGGTAATTCAGGTAATGCCGCAGGTGGACCAACGCATACTCATTTTGAAATTTGGAGCAGTAGCTATGCAAAACTAAAGCCATATCCTACTATTTCTAGTCTTTGTTAA
- a CDS encoding disulfide bond formation protein B yields the protein MILSSNAAALPSDLKASLAINITTLLTVLCWLFILIFIATRFSNNLKIKFTSILESNSRILLWIIPTTAMAFSLYFSEYLNWTPCKLCWIQRAFMYPLAFFMMLNLLRPNKLMRVFGAIFSGLGAIIAMYHVVIEKFPNLEATSCNINARCTDTWFESIGFIKIGEYSQGLLTIAGMSLTAFITVLVILYLTKEKKEIKNG from the coding sequence ATGATACTTTCATCCAATGCTGCAGCATTGCCATCTGATTTAAAAGCCAGTCTTGCAATTAATATAACGACACTATTAACAGTTCTTTGCTGGCTATTTATACTTATCTTTATAGCTACTAGATTTTCAAATAACCTAAAAATTAAGTTCACTTCAATTTTGGAGTCTAATTCAAGAATATTATTATGGATAATTCCTACTACTGCCATGGCATTTTCCTTGTATTTTTCTGAATATTTAAATTGGACACCTTGTAAATTATGTTGGATTCAAAGAGCATTTATGTATCCTTTGGCCTTCTTTATGATGCTGAATCTTTTAAGGCCAAATAAATTGATGCGAGTCTTTGGTGCTATATTTTCAGGTTTAGGCGCAATAATCGCAATGTATCATGTTGTTATCGAGAAATTCCCAAACTTAGAGGCAACTTCTTGCAATATTAATGCTAGATGTACAGATACATGGTTTGAATCTATTGGTTTTATTAAAATAGGAGAATATTCGCAAGGATTATTAACAATAGCTGGTATGTCGTTAACAGCTTTTATTACAGTTCTAGTAATATTGTATTTAACAAAAGAAAAGAAGGAAATTAAAAATGGCTAA
- a CDS encoding MaoC family dehydratase N-terminal domain-containing protein: protein MTGFNSNQLGVYSEPSEFFLDSEKGIAYAKATNDKIELHLDGTYMPPIYGVVPVWEIVFATLNTVVPPEHFFSVVHGEQNMIWHKPLKSGITLKSRARAESISVKDSGTTLVISTQSTDLENDELVLEQYFTMFFRGVHGGDFENNFIGNKCDTNLDIADYKNVITVNDPKALIGKSKTKMDLDQTYRYSDASGDRMPIHIDEEFAKSVGLGGIIIHGLCTMANVSSSIIALHCDNDPTKLASMSLRFSNPLRPGDEIETSLFHPTNQSDNKMLDDGFSHYFKTIRTSDNLDILTNGLAQIRLEKCF, encoded by the coding sequence ATGACTGGTTTTAACTCTAATCAACTCGGTGTATATAGTGAGCCTAGCGAATTCTTTTTAGATTCAGAAAAAGGGATTGCTTATGCGAAAGCAACAAACGATAAGATAGAACTTCATTTGGACGGCACATATATGCCTCCAATCTACGGTGTTGTTCCAGTTTGGGAAATTGTTTTTGCAACTCTAAATACAGTTGTACCGCCTGAACATTTCTTTTCTGTAGTTCACGGTGAACAAAATATGATTTGGCACAAGCCATTAAAAAGTGGAATAACGCTTAAGTCTCGTGCACGTGCAGAATCAATTTCAGTTAAAGATTCAGGTACAACTCTTGTAATTAGTACACAGAGTACAGATCTTGAAAATGACGAATTGGTACTCGAGCAATATTTCACCATGTTTTTTCGCGGAGTTCATGGTGGCGATTTTGAAAATAATTTTATCGGCAATAAGTGTGATACAAATCTCGACATTGCAGACTACAAAAATGTAATTACTGTCAATGATCCTAAAGCACTTATTGGGAAAAGCAAAACTAAAATGGATTTAGACCAAACCTATCGTTATTCTGATGCTTCTGGAGATCGTATGCCAATACATATAGATGAAGAATTTGCTAAATCAGTTGGCTTAGGTGGAATCATAATTCATGGTCTTTGTACTATGGCAAATGTAAGTTCATCGATAATTGCGTTACATTGTGATAATGATCCAACAAAGCTTGCAAGTATGTCATTGCGTTTTTCTAATCCATTGCGTCCGGGTGACGAGATTGAGACGTCACTTTTTCACCCAACAAATCAAAGCGACAATAAAATGTTGGATGATGGATTTTCGCATTATTTTAAAACAATACGTACTAGTGATAATTTAGATATCCTCACTAATGGCTTAGCCCAAATCAGATTAGAAAAGTGCTTCTAG
- a CDS encoding ATP-binding cassette domain-containing protein gives MDDMEVLRFESVNYVRASNKILSNIDLSIHTGEHWALIGPNGAGKSTILNLCGALIHQSNGTIHVLGHRLGRVDIRELRESIGHVDPKHAPISPLSVLEVVLTGATGTRELMLRWIPDAKLLERADYLIEVLGLMSHKYSIWPTLSQGEKARTLIARSLLTNPKLLLFDEPSTGLDVSARESFLSSVDSMHKLQPDLTTVMVTHHFEELPETTTHAMLIKDGSILYSGVAKKILTSDNVSECFNYPIEIDYRLRRWNARAKTPDSTW, from the coding sequence ATGGATGATATGGAAGTATTACGGTTTGAATCTGTCAACTATGTGAGAGCATCAAATAAAATACTTTCAAATATTGACCTTTCTATTCACACTGGTGAGCACTGGGCACTTATAGGGCCAAATGGTGCCGGGAAAAGTACAATATTGAATTTATGTGGTGCGTTAATACACCAATCGAATGGAACCATCCATGTTCTTGGCCATCGACTTGGCCGTGTTGATATTAGAGAGCTTCGAGAATCGATTGGTCACGTAGATCCTAAACACGCCCCTATATCTCCGCTTAGTGTTTTAGAAGTTGTTCTTACAGGTGCAACGGGTACAAGAGAATTGATGTTGCGTTGGATCCCAGATGCGAAATTGTTAGAAAGAGCCGATTACTTAATTGAAGTATTAGGGCTGATGAGTCATAAATATTCTATTTGGCCAACATTATCTCAAGGTGAAAAAGCTCGTACTCTAATAGCGCGCTCGCTTTTGACTAATCCTAAACTTCTGCTTTTCGATGAGCCATCTACTGGCCTAGATGTGTCAGCGCGTGAAAGTTTTCTCTCATCGGTCGATTCTATGCACAAGCTTCAACCTGATTTAACTACAGTTATGGTTACTCATCATTTTGAAGAACTCCCCGAAACAACTACGCATGCAATGCTTATTAAAGATGGATCAATTTTATATTCTGGTGTTGCAAAAAAGATACTTACAAGTGACAATGTTTCAGAATGTTTTAACTATCCTATAGAAATTGATTATCGTTTGCGACGTTGGAATGCTCGCGCTAAGACACCTGATTCAACTTGGTGA
- a CDS encoding transcriptional repressor, with amino-acid sequence MNYFDNEFESHATSALKQIDSRLTQTRISILSLLKKNSQPMTVVDISKIHPEIAQSSLYRNLILLEEAGLIKRFVTGNEFAYYELSDELLGHHHHLRCAHCGEVLDIELTKEVEAALIKLEKALSKKYFYINIDHHLDFVGRCKKCIKKI; translated from the coding sequence GTGAATTATTTTGATAATGAATTTGAATCTCATGCGACAAGCGCACTTAAGCAGATAGATTCCAGGTTGACACAAACACGCATTTCTATACTTTCACTCCTTAAAAAGAACTCTCAACCTATGACCGTTGTAGATATTTCTAAAATCCATCCAGAAATAGCTCAATCCTCTTTATATAGAAATCTCATACTTTTAGAAGAAGCTGGCTTAATTAAAAGATTTGTGACAGGTAATGAATTTGCTTATTATGAACTTTCTGATGAATTACTAGGCCACCACCACCACTTAAGATGCGCTCATTGTGGTGAAGTATTAGATATCGAGTTAACCAAAGAAGTAGAAGCTGCTCTAATCAAACTAGAAAAAGCATTATCTAAAAAATATTTTTATATAAATATTGACCATCATTTAGATTTCGTTGGTAGATGTAAAAAATGTATAAAGAAAATTTAA